One genomic window of Camelina sativa cultivar DH55 chromosome 5, Cs, whole genome shotgun sequence includes the following:
- the LOC104786042 gene encoding protein NAP1 isoform X3: MDLFCAFVRVNLFAEKIPRKMLLQVYNLLHALSRNDRDCDFYHRLVQFIDSYDPPLKGLQEDLNFVSPRIGEVLEAVGPSIFLSADTRKLRNEGFLSPYHPRFPDILTNSAHPMRAQDLANVTSYREWVLLGYLVCPDELLRVTSIDIALVVLKENLVVTLFRDEYILLHEDYQLYVLPRVLESKKMAKSGRTKQKEADLEYSVAKQVEKMISEVHEQALQLCDTIHRERRILLKQEIGRMVLFFTDQPSLLAPNIQMVFSALALAQSEVLWYFQHAGIASSRSKAARVIPVDIDPNDPTIGFLLDGMDRLCCLVRKYISAARGYALSYLSSSAGRIRYLMGTPGIVALDLDPTLKGLFQRIVQHLENIPKAQGENVSAITCDLSEFRKDWLSILMIVTSSRSSINIRHLEKATVSTGKEGLLSEGNAAYNWSRCVDELESQLSKHGSLKKLYFYHQHLTAVFRNTMFGPEGRPQHCCAWLSVASSFPECASLIIPEEVTKFGRDAVLYVESLIESIMGGLEGLINILDSEGGFGALESQLLPEQAAAYLNNASRISAPSMKSPRVVGGFTLPGHESYPENNKSIKMLEAAIQRLTNLCSILNDMEPICVINHVFVVREYMRECILGNFKRRFLTALQTDNDLQRPSVLESLIRRHMSIVHLAEQHVSMDLTQGIREILLTEAFSGPVSSLHTFEKPAEPQQNTGSAVEVVCNWYMDNIIKDVSGAGILFAPRHKYFKSTRPVGGYFAESVTDVKELQAFVRIFGGYGVDRLDRMMKVHTAALVNCIETSLRSNRELIEAAAASMHSGDRVERDASVRQIVDLDTVIGFCIEAGQALAFDELLAEASGAVLEDNASLIHSMISGIVEHIPEEIPEKKEIRRIKGVANGVGVAGDHDSEWVRLILEEVGGANDNSWSLLPYFFASFMTSNAWNTTGFNIETGGFSNNIHCLARCISAVIAGSEYVRLQREYLQQHQSLSNGHHSSENLDSEFQPRVTAEASIKSAMLLFVKFAASIVLDSWSEANRSHLVAKLIFLDQLCEISPYLPRSSLESHVPYTILRSIYTQYYSNTPSTPLATASPYHSPSVSLIHASPSMKNPTTPQRGSGSGSSSSAAAPDSGYFKGSSSSLYGQEHYMEPETGNSRNNENNNNNKQRGSSRRSGPLDYSSSHKGGSGSNSTGPSPLPRFAVSRSGPISYKQHN, translated from the exons ATGGATCTCTTTTGTGCATTTGTCCGAGTCAATCTTTTCGCAGAGAAG ATTCCTAGGAAAATGTTGCTGCAAGTGTACAACCTTCTGCATGCGCTATCAAGAAATGATCGAGACTGTGACTTTTATCACCG CTTGGTGCAATTCATAGACTCTTATGATCCCCCATTGAAAGGCTTACAAGAAGATTTGAATTTTGTCAGCCCAAGGATTGGAGAG GTCCTGGAGGCTGTAGGACCCAGTATTTTTCTATCAGCAGATACAAGGAAGTTGAGAAATGAGGGATTCTTAAGCCCATATCATCCTAGATTCCCAGATATACTTACAAATTCTGCTCATCCCATG AGAGCGCAAGATCTTGCAAATGTTACGTCGTACCGAGAATGGGTGCTTCTTGGATATCTCGTTTGCCCAGACGAGCTTCTTCGTGTTACTAGCATTGATATCGCCCTG GTTGTGCTAAAGGAAAACTTAGTCGTGACTTTATTTCGGGATGAG TACATCTTGTTGCACGAAGACTACCAGTTGTATGTTTTACCCCGTGTGTTAGAATCAAAGAAGATGGCGAAGTCTGGTCGGACTAAACAAAAGGAAGCTGATCTAGAATATAGTGTAGCAAAGCAAGTTGAGAAAATGATCAG TGAGGTGCATGAGCAAGCACTGCAATTATGTGATACCATACACCGAGAAAGGAGAATATTGCTGAAGCAGGAAATAGGTCGGatggttttatttttcactGATCAACCAAGTTTGCTGGCGCCAAACATTCAG atgGTATTCTCTGCATTGGCTTTGGCCCAATCGGAGGTTCTCTGGTATTTTCAACATGCTGGTATTGCATCTTCAAGATCCAAGGCTGCTCGAGTGATACCAGTTGACATA GATCCAAATGATCCTACCATTGGCTTCCTGCTCGACGGAATGGACCGTCTCTGCTGTTTAGTGCGCAAGTACATCTCAG CTGCTCGAGGTTATGCACTATCATACCTTTCTTCATCTGCTGGAAGGATTCGTTACCTGATGGGCACTCCTGGAATTGTGGCTCTGGACCTTGATCCTACCTTGAAAGGCCTTTTCCAGCGTATTGTGCAACATCTTGAAAATATACCCAAAGCGCAGGGAGAAAATGTTTCTGCAATCACATGTGACCTATCT GAATTCCGGAAAGATTGGTTGTCCATTTTGATGATTGTCACTTCTTCTCGATCATCGATAAACATCAGGCATTTGGAAAAAGCCACAGTCTCTACTGGGAAGGAGGGCTTGCTATCGGAAGGAAATGCTGCATATAATTGGTCCAG ATGTGTTGATGAGTTGGAGTCTCAATTATCAAAGCATGGAAGtctaaagaaattatatttctACCATCAACACCTCACAGCT GTTTTCAGAAATACAATGTTTGGACCAGAAGGACGTCCTCAGCATTGTTGTGCATGGCTCAGTGTGGCTAGTAGTTTTCCGGAATGTGCTTCATTAATAATTCCTGAGGAG GTTACCAAATTTGGGCGAGATGCAGTGCTTTACGTAGAGTCTCTTATTGAATCAATAATGGGGGGACTGGAGGGCCTAATAAATATTCTTGATTCAGAAGGCGGGTTTGGCGCTCTAGAATCTCAG CTTCTTCCAGAACAAGCTGCAGCTTATCTGAATAATGCATCAAGAATTTCTGCTCCTTCAATGAAATCCCCCAGAGTTGTAGGCGGGTTTACTTTACCCGGCCATGAGAGCTATCCTGAGAATAATAAGTCTATTAAGAT GTTGGAAGCTGCAATCCAAAGATTGACTAATCTGTGTTCAATTCTGAACGACATGGAGCCTATTTGTGTCATAAACCACGTATTTGTGGTAAGAGAG TACATGAGAGAATGCATTCTTGGGAACTTCAAGAGAAGATTTCTTACTGCACTGCAAACCGATAACGATCTTCAGCGGCCTTCTGTTTTGGAATCTCTTATCAGGCGGCATATGAGCATAGTTCACTTAGCAGAGCAGCACGTTAGCATGGACCTAACCCAAG GCATCAGAGAAATTTTACTCACTGAAGCCTTTTCAGGGCCTGTTTCGTCTTTGCACACATTTGAAAAACCTGCTGAACCACAGCAAAACACTGGATCTGCAGTTGAAGTTGTGTGCAACTGGTACATGGACAATATCATCAAGGATGTGTCTGGTGCAGGAATCCTCTTTGCTCCGAGGCACAAATACTTCAAAAGCACTAGACCAGTTGGAGGGTATTTTGCAGAGTCAGTCACCGACGTCAAGGAATTACAGGCGTTTGTTCGTATCTTCGGCGGCTATGGAGTAGACCGGCTGGATAGGATGATGAAAGTTCATACAGCTGCCCTAGTAAACTGCATAGAAACATCTCTGAGGTCAAACCGGGAATTGATTGAGGCAGCTGCTGCAAGTATGCATTCTGGTGACAGAGTGGAGAGAGACGCATCCGTTAGGCAGATAGTGGATTTGGATACCGTGATAGGATTTTGTATTGAAGCTGGTCAAGCTTTGGCTTTTGATGAGCTCCTCGCTGAAGCCTCTGGAGCTGTTCTTGAAGACAATGCATCCTTGATACACTCGATGATCTCTGGCATCGTTGAACACATACCTGAAGAAATAcctgaaaagaaagaaatcagaaGGATCAAAGGTGTGGCAAATGGTGTTGGCGTAGCTGGAGATCATGACTCTGAATGGGTTAGATTAATCCTCGAAGAGGTAGGAGGTGCAAATGACAACTCATGGAGTTTGTTACCTTACTTTTTCGCCTCTTTTATGACCTCAAACGCCTGGAACACTACTGGCTTCAACATCGAGACTGGTGGATTCAGCAACAACATCCATTGCTTGGCTCGATGTATTAGCGCTGTCATTGCAGGAAGTGAGTATGTGAGGTTACAGCGTGAATACCTGCAGCAGCATCAGTCCCTCTCAAATGGTCATCACTCTAGTGAAAATCTGGACTCAGAGTTTCAACCCCGTGTAACCGCTGAAGCAAGCATTAAATCCGCAATGTTACTCTTTGTGAAATTCGCTGCATCCATTGTGCTAGATTCATGGAGCGAAGCCAACAG atCTCATCTTGTGGCTAAGCTTATCTTCCTAGACCAACTCTGCGAAATCTCACCATACCTCCCAAGAAGCTCCCTTGAATCACATGTCCCATACACAATCCTCAGGTCAATCTACACGCAATACTACTCCAACACACCATCCACACCGCTCGCGACAGCATCTCCATACCATTCTCCATCCGTATCGCTCATCCACGCTTCTCCCTCTATGAAAAACCCCACGACTCCCCAGCGTGGTAGTGGTAGCGGCAGCAGTAGCTCCGCAGCTGCCCCGGATTCAGGGTACTTCAAAGGCTCATCATCTTCACTCTACGGTCAGGAACACTACATGGAACCGGAAACTGGAAACTCAAGGAACAatgagaacaacaacaacaacaaacaaagggGTAGTTCCCGTCGTTCAGGACCGCTGGATTACAGCTCGAGCCATAAAGGAGGGTCAGGATCAAACAGCACAGGTCCTAGTCCACTTCCTAGGTTTGCTGTCTCAAGATCTGGTCCCATCTCATACAAACAGCATAACTAA